A genomic window from Brevinematales bacterium includes:
- a CDS encoding sigma 54-interacting transcriptional regulator yields MEKREKDVQKDGAYILNLENQIKRLKLIQYLLDTMNSSKNPNELLEKLLDQCIAMTGASSGSIMLKEPDSDELKIVFHRNLDERILQKTVIMVGEGVTGFVVQEGLPKLVNDVDLEPKYIPVRKDIQSELAVPLNIQGSIRGVLNVDSDHKNAFTESDIELMQTAAHQAAQILSRNMMTKELENKIQLQQILIDISNEVEKISELRDAFDLVMKKLTDNLKIHRGMLVLFDTEDINQLSVVTAYNLTEDEMSRGVYKVGEGVIGKVVATHTPIAIPDINRDKDFLNRMRIKREKHIPISFIAIPINIEGMTSGVLAVEKEFESANTLSDETNFIYLIGKFIANKVRAFQRLSEERQTLLDENLQLKKELYKNYGLNNFIGKNIKMVEVFDMVKLVADSQSSILVRGESGTGKELIARALHYNSSRREQPFISVNCAAIPEHLLESELFGYKKGAFTGATADRKGKFILANNGTIFLDEIGDMPLPLQGKLLRVIQEREVEPIGSETKVKVDIRILSATNKNLQLLIKEEKFREDLFYRLNVIEIGIPPLRDRKDDIPLLVSHFKSKYAKVNNRKIDAISPEALRVLQSYNWPGNVRELENIIERAVLLCKTGVIEPANLPSYIAETEHSQVSDISIGKWIDGYIKNVAYEGKVFSEIVGYIEKELLSRALLFNNRNKVKTADFLGINRNTLRFKMRDYGIKL; encoded by the coding sequence ATGGAAAAGAGAGAGAAGGACGTCCAAAAAGACGGGGCATATATCCTGAATCTGGAGAATCAGATTAAACGTCTGAAACTGATTCAATATCTCCTCGATACGATGAACTCATCGAAAAATCCGAACGAACTATTGGAAAAACTCCTCGACCAGTGTATCGCCATGACCGGGGCATCTTCCGGTTCTATTATGCTCAAGGAACCCGATTCCGACGAGCTGAAGATCGTCTTTCACCGAAATCTTGACGAACGTATCCTGCAAAAAACCGTCATCATGGTCGGCGAGGGAGTAACCGGTTTTGTCGTGCAGGAGGGGCTTCCCAAGCTCGTGAACGACGTCGATCTCGAACCGAAGTATATCCCGGTGCGTAAAGACATCCAATCCGAGTTAGCTGTCCCCCTCAATATACAGGGATCGATCCGCGGGGTGCTGAACGTCGATTCCGATCACAAGAACGCATTCACCGAGAGCGACATCGAACTGATGCAGACCGCCGCGCATCAGGCCGCGCAGATTCTCAGCCGGAACATGATGACTAAAGAACTCGAGAACAAAATACAGCTTCAGCAGATACTCATCGATATCTCCAATGAGGTTGAAAAGATTTCCGAGCTTCGCGACGCATTCGACCTCGTGATGAAGAAACTCACCGATAATTTAAAAATCCATCGCGGTATGCTCGTCCTCTTCGATACCGAGGACATCAATCAGCTTTCCGTGGTCACCGCCTACAATCTTACCGAAGATGAGATGTCACGCGGGGTTTACAAGGTCGGCGAGGGCGTGATCGGTAAGGTAGTCGCGACTCATACACCTATCGCTATTCCCGATATTAACAGGGACAAGGATTTCCTCAACAGGATGCGCATCAAGCGTGAAAAACATATCCCTATTTCGTTTATCGCTATCCCGATTAATATCGAGGGGATGACGTCGGGCGTACTGGCGGTGGAGAAGGAATTCGAGAGCGCCAACACGTTGAGCGACGAGACAAATTTCATCTACCTCATCGGTAAATTCATCGCGAACAAGGTGCGCGCATTCCAGAGGCTATCGGAAGAACGGCAGACGCTTCTCGATGAGAATCTTCAACTAAAAAAAGAACTGTATAAAAACTACGGGCTGAATAATTTTATCGGGAAAAATATCAAGATGGTGGAAGTGTTCGATATGGTCAAGCTGGTTGCCGACAGTCAGTCCTCCATACTGGTGCGCGGAGAGAGCGGTACCGGAAAAGAACTGATCGCGCGTGCATTGCATTATAACAGTTCCCGCCGCGAACAGCCGTTTATCAGCGTGAACTGCGCCGCGATACCCGAGCACCTACTCGAATCCGAACTGTTCGGATATAAAAAGGGCGCGTTCACCGGCGCGACCGCCGACCGCAAGGGAAAATTTATTCTGGCGAACAACGGCACTATTTTCCTCGACGAGATCGGCGATATGCCCCTTCCTCTTCAGGGGAAACTCCTCCGCGTCATACAGGAGCGCGAGGTCGAGCCTATCGGCAGCGAAACCAAGGTCAAGGTCGATATCCGTATCCTGTCCGCGACTAATAAAAATCTTCAGCTCTTGATAAAAGAGGAAAAGTTCCGCGAGGATTTATTCTACCGCCTGAATGTGATTGAAATCGGCATCCCGCCCCTCCGCGACCGGAAGGACGATATTCCCCTTCTGGTCAGCCATTTTAAGTCTAAATACGCGAAGGTAAATAACCGGAAGATCGACGCTATTTCGCCGGAGGCGTTGCGGGTGCTTCAATCCTACAATTGGCCGGGTAACGTGCGCGAACTGGAAAATATTATCGAACGCGCCGTATTGTTATGCAAGACCGGGGTTATCGAGCCTGCAAATCTCCCCTCGTATATCGCGGAGACCGAGCACTCGCAGGTCAGCGATATCAGTATCGGTAAATGGATCGACGGCTATATCAAGAATGTCGCGTATGAAGGAAAGGTTTTCTCGGAAATCGTGGGTTATATCGAGAAGGAGCTTCTATCGCGGGCTCTGCTCTTTAATAATCGAAACAAGGTGAAGACCGCGGATTTCCTCGGAATTAACCGGAACACCCTGCGGTTTAAGATGAGGGACTACGGGATCAAACTCTAA
- a CDS encoding GGDEF domain-containing protein has translation MGGGLIFAVSFSIALGIALIVIIIFYILSINKQKEMQLRIEECAQFRSFFENAIDGIVIVDEEGVVIEWNSGEENITGISAPDALGKKYWNIHESLSPSEDYTATVGEKVRDTLLINLEEGKLSGENQPIQYEIKRPDGSRRIVQEMVFPIQTGKGYMMGCITRDNTTLDKVEEALSEFVLRDELTGLYNRRGFDILAEHKLAQARQSDIPTMVFYTDLDNMKWINDTLGHNQGDNALRDMALILIKTFRNMDVVARMGGDEFAVFMIPSAKFTPDVVKKRFNENLEYHNRSANREYNLAASCGVSMNDEKNSRDINLLIQQADELMLSDKRAKKTQKQSKG, from the coding sequence ATGGGCGGCGGCTTGATTTTCGCTGTTAGTTTCAGTATCGCGCTGGGAATTGCGCTGATAGTAATCATTATTTTTTATATCCTGTCAATCAACAAACAAAAAGAAATGCAATTACGCATCGAAGAATGCGCGCAGTTCCGCTCGTTTTTCGAGAATGCGATAGACGGCATCGTCATTGTGGACGAGGAAGGAGTGGTAATCGAGTGGAATTCCGGCGAGGAAAATATCACCGGGATATCCGCGCCCGATGCGCTGGGTAAAAAGTACTGGAATATTCACGAAAGCCTGTCCCCCAGCGAGGATTATACCGCGACTGTGGGCGAAAAGGTACGGGATACCCTTCTCATCAATCTGGAGGAGGGGAAGCTATCCGGCGAGAACCAGCCCATCCAGTACGAGATCAAACGTCCCGACGGGAGCCGCCGTATCGTGCAGGAGATGGTATTCCCGATACAGACGGGAAAGGGTTATATGATGGGCTGTATCACCCGCGATAATACGACGCTGGATAAGGTCGAGGAGGCGCTCAGCGAATTCGTGCTGAGGGACGAATTGACCGGACTATACAACCGGCGGGGGTTCGATATCCTCGCGGAGCATAAGCTCGCCCAGGCGCGGCAGTCGGATATCCCGACGATGGTATTCTATACCGACCTCGATAATATGAAATGGATCAACGATACATTAGGGCACAATCAGGGGGATAACGCGCTCCGCGATATGGCGCTGATACTGATAAAAACATTCCGCAATATGGATGTGGTGGCGAGGATGGGCGGGGACGAATTCGCGGTGTTTATGATACCGTCGGCAAAATTCACCCCCGATGTGGTAAAAAAGCGATTCAACGAGAACCTCGAATATCATAACCGTTCCGCGAACAGGGAATATAACCTTGCCGCGAGCTGCGGGGTTTCCATGAACGACGAGAAAAACTCCCGCGATATAAACCTGCTTATTCAGCAGGCGGACGAGCTGATGCTGTCCGATAAGCGCGCGAAGAAAACTCAAAAACAGAGCAAGGGTTAG
- the efp gene encoding elongation factor P, with product MFYTDIRKGNVIKMDGELYLVLWSQNHKPGKGGAVMRTRLKNIIRGTVMEKTFRGSDSFEEAYVEKKAAQLLYKESDNSYVFMDTETFDQHHIPSTTLAEDQKYLKDEMICTLHIYDGEVILVEPPMFVELEIVETDPGLRGDTVSGGTKPATLETGAMVLVPLFVQKGEKIKVDTRDDRYIERVK from the coding sequence ATGTTTTACACGGATATCCGTAAAGGAAATGTGATCAAGATGGACGGGGAATTATACCTCGTGCTCTGGTCGCAGAATCATAAGCCCGGTAAGGGCGGCGCGGTCATGCGCACCCGTCTGAAAAATATTATTCGCGGCACAGTCATGGAAAAAACGTTCCGCGGCAGCGATTCGTTCGAAGAGGCGTATGTCGAGAAAAAAGCCGCGCAGCTTCTTTATAAAGAAAGCGACAACAGCTACGTATTCATGGATACCGAAACGTTCGATCAGCACCATATTCCTTCGACAACGTTAGCCGAAGACCAGAAGTACCTCAAGGATGAAATGATCTGTACGCTTCATATATATGACGGGGAAGTCATACTGGTCGAACCCCCGATGTTCGTCGAACTGGAGATAGTCGAGACCGACCCCGGCCTGCGCGGGGATACGGTATCCGGGGGTACCAAACCCGCCACCCTCGAGACCGGGGCGATGGTGCTGGTTCCGCTTTTTGTCCAGAAAGGTGAAAAAATAAAAGTCGATACCCGTGACGACCGCTATATTGAGCGTGTAAAGTAA
- a CDS encoding aminopeptidase P family protein, which produces MNRFELRLENVRKQLKANEALFAILPEDVGYLTGFTGDSAYCLITGDELYFITDGRFTQQYREETQVNGYLMEVSPGNSLTKVLAELISGHTIQTLLLNPDDVRVSMMRKIEGDIPEIRFKYCEVIREMRMIKDEIEIETIRRNIRITELGYHYILRNVEEGKTEIETAAMLEHYLRIQGAEKMSFDTICASGPRSALPHGLASMKKIEKNEIVLFDFGILKDGYCSDFTRCLYFGKILGSEFDKIHRIVLEALKAAQRAIRPGIPAKLVHMAAFDVIDRAGYGAFFTHSTGHGVGMEIHEAPRITTNSETVLSEGMVFTVEPGIYLPGKGGVRLEDVVAVRKDGAEVLTHTSYDL; this is translated from the coding sequence ATGAATCGATTTGAACTGCGTTTGGAAAATGTGCGGAAACAATTGAAGGCGAACGAAGCCCTGTTCGCGATTCTGCCGGAGGACGTCGGTTATCTGACCGGATTCACCGGGGATAGCGCCTATTGCCTCATAACAGGCGACGAGCTGTATTTTATCACCGACGGCAGGTTTACCCAGCAGTACCGTGAGGAAACGCAGGTCAACGGTTACCTGATGGAAGTATCGCCGGGGAATTCGCTGACTAAGGTGCTCGCGGAATTGATTTCCGGTCATACTATCCAGACTCTGCTTCTCAACCCCGACGACGTCAGGGTCTCGATGATGCGGAAAATAGAGGGGGATATCCCCGAAATCCGCTTCAAGTACTGCGAGGTGATCCGTGAGATGCGGATGATAAAGGACGAGATCGAGATCGAGACTATCCGGCGCAATATCCGTATTACCGAGCTCGGTTATCATTATATCCTCCGCAATGTCGAAGAGGGCAAAACGGAGATCGAGACCGCCGCGATGTTGGAGCATTACCTGCGGATACAGGGCGCTGAAAAGATGTCGTTCGATACGATTTGCGCCTCCGGGCCGCGTTCCGCGCTCCCCCACGGGCTCGCGAGTATGAAAAAAATCGAAAAGAACGAGATTGTACTGTTCGATTTCGGGATTCTTAAAGACGGATACTGCTCGGACTTTACAAGATGCTTATATTTTGGTAAAATATTAGGCTCGGAATTTGATAAAATCCACCGCATCGTTCTGGAAGCGTTAAAAGCCGCCCAGAGAGCGATACGCCCGGGTATTCCCGCGAAGCTGGTGCATATGGCCGCGTTCGATGTGATCGACAGGGCGGGATACGGCGCCTTCTTCACGCATTCCACGGGGCATGGGGTGGGGATGGAGATTCACGAGGCTCCGCGTATCACCACGAACTCCGAGACGGTTCTCAGCGAGGGGATGGTGTTTACGGTCGAACCGGGGATATATCTTCCCGGTAAGGGCGGCGTCCGTCTTGAGGACGTGGTCGCCGTGAGAAAAGACGGCGCGGAAGTACTGACCCATACGTCTTATGATTTGTAA
- a CDS encoding tetratricopeptide repeat protein: MKKRYILVAFLLIAVQLYPIEITEVRDIYLKAVKALADNDLSEAMTGLKTVISITEIAQESKSTLVRYQARSYYFLGDAYFMQKNYVQAIENYRIVVQSYQDSEIYTKALYKLGRTLVLDKNYSEGITVLNDYISKYGDKDNLGDNALYWLARGYMGLKDFHVSLNTMELILNKYPDTALAYDIRAFIDKLQSIITEESEQNKKVETIISEVDTLKQKNQKLAKEKQLLEKISELLLIKQRLLEIKAEKISLLVQIKEQRSAQ; encoded by the coding sequence ATGAAAAAGCGGTACATTCTCGTCGCATTTCTTTTAATTGCAGTGCAGCTCTACCCAATTGAAATTACGGAAGTTCGGGATATATACCTGAAGGCGGTAAAAGCGCTGGCTGATAACGATCTTTCGGAGGCGATGACCGGTCTGAAAACAGTTATTTCCATTACGGAGATCGCGCAGGAATCCAAAAGTACGCTGGTACGCTATCAGGCGAGGAGTTATTACTTCCTCGGCGACGCCTATTTCATGCAGAAAAACTACGTTCAGGCGATAGAAAACTATCGCATCGTAGTGCAGAGCTACCAGGATTCGGAAATCTACACCAAAGCCCTTTATAAACTCGGCCGGACGCTCGTGCTCGATAAAAACTACAGCGAGGGTATAACGGTTCTCAACGATTATATCTCGAAGTACGGCGATAAGGACAATCTCGGGGATAACGCGCTCTACTGGCTCGCCCGGGGGTATATGGGACTGAAGGATTTCCATGTCTCTCTGAATACGATGGAACTCATCCTGAATAAATATCCCGATACGGCTCTCGCGTACGATATCCGCGCTTTTATCGACAAACTTCAATCGATTATTACCGAGGAGTCCGAGCAGAATAAAAAAGTCGAGACGATCATCTCCGAGGTGGATACGTTGAAGCAGAAGAACCAGAAACTCGCCAAAGAGAAACAATTACTCGAAAAAATATCCGAACTCCTGCTGATTAAACAGAGACTGCTCGAGATTAAGGCCGAGAAAATTTCGCTCTTAGTCCAGATTAAAGAGCAGAGGAGCGCCCAATGA
- the aroQ gene encoding type II 3-dehydroquinate dehydratase, producing the protein MDGKTRRILIINGPNLNMLGTREPDKYGSRNLDDIVGSVKKIAADLGYTAPHFQSNSEGDIVNYIQSEGISASGIIINAGAYTHTSIAIRDAILAVGIPFVEVHLTNIYKREEFRHHSYLSDIAAGVIAGFGADSYEWGLRALINILEKELH; encoded by the coding sequence ATGGATGGTAAGACGCGAAGGATACTGATTATCAACGGGCCAAATCTCAATATGCTCGGCACGCGGGAACCGGATAAATACGGCTCCCGTAATCTTGACGATATAGTCGGGAGCGTAAAAAAGATCGCCGCCGATCTGGGCTATACGGCCCCGCACTTCCAGTCCAATTCGGAAGGCGACATCGTGAACTATATCCAGAGCGAGGGGATTTCCGCCTCCGGGATAATCATTAACGCAGGCGCGTACACCCATACGTCTATCGCGATACGGGACGCCATCCTCGCGGTGGGTATCCCGTTTGTCGAGGTGCATCTGACGAATATCTACAAACGTGAGGAATTCCGGCATCATTCATACCTATCGGACATTGCCGCGGGGGTAATCGCGGGTTTCGGGGCGGATTCTTACGAGTGGGGGCTTCGCGCTTTAATCAATATACTTGAAAAAGAGTTACATTAG
- the rpoN gene encoding RNA polymerase factor sigma-54 yields MRLEITQTQKQIISPVIMQTLELLQIPAIELTEKLEEEAEANPILELEYPAGKGEESAGVDEEVENTFQDSSDNGYDAPSPKKNDFRDYNNKSYIENMSVETVNIYDHLMEQIQFLIFTPLEIEIAGIIITSLDDRGFLSIPPETLTIPDKFTVAEFESVRQRILRLDPLGIASKDLYEYLLIQIEERYGKRSLEYRIMLRYVDLLEKKMYSKIAKKMNIKFEDVVAAVESIKKLNVSPALEFSRDTVRYVVPDARVEVKENKIQVVLNDEYIPNIKLNKYYLDIYTSAKDRTTKGFLKENIDRAKILIENLKSRKEIIFKVILKIVEKQRDFFLKGVQYQVPLKLKDIADELSIHESTVSRAIKEKYIQTDRGIICLKQFFSTQVGNDDVSSKSIKEILKRIVEAEDKDSPLSDDKIVRLLKNRGMKLSRRTVAKYRSELNIPAAFLRRNPL; encoded by the coding sequence ATGCGTTTGGAGATTACACAAACCCAGAAACAGATCATTTCTCCCGTGATTATGCAGACTCTCGAACTTCTCCAGATTCCCGCTATAGAACTGACCGAGAAACTGGAAGAAGAGGCTGAGGCGAATCCCATCCTCGAACTGGAATACCCCGCGGGTAAGGGCGAAGAATCCGCCGGGGTCGACGAGGAGGTCGAGAACACGTTTCAGGATTCCAGCGATAACGGGTATGACGCGCCGTCCCCAAAAAAGAACGATTTCCGCGATTATAATAATAAGTCCTATATAGAAAATATGTCCGTCGAAACGGTCAATATCTACGACCACCTGATGGAGCAGATACAGTTTCTGATCTTTACCCCGCTTGAGATCGAGATCGCGGGTATCATCATCACCAGTCTCGACGACCGCGGATTTCTATCCATCCCGCCGGAGACACTCACGATACCCGATAAATTTACCGTTGCCGAATTCGAGAGCGTCCGCCAGCGCATCCTGCGTCTCGATCCGTTGGGTATCGCCTCGAAAGACCTCTACGAATACCTCCTCATCCAGATCGAGGAGCGTTACGGAAAACGCAGCCTTGAGTACCGGATTATGCTGCGCTATGTCGACCTTCTCGAAAAGAAGATGTACAGTAAAATCGCGAAAAAGATGAATATCAAGTTCGAGGACGTGGTCGCGGCGGTGGAGAGCATAAAAAAGCTCAATGTTTCCCCGGCGTTGGAATTCTCACGCGATACCGTGCGTTACGTAGTCCCCGACGCCCGTGTCGAGGTCAAGGAGAACAAGATACAGGTTGTCCTCAACGACGAATATATCCCGAATATCAAGCTCAATAAATACTACCTCGATATCTACACCAGCGCGAAGGACCGTACGACCAAGGGGTTCCTGAAAGAAAATATCGACCGGGCGAAGATACTGATCGAGAACCTGAAATCGCGAAAGGAAATTATCTTTAAGGTCATCCTGAAAATTGTGGAAAAACAGCGCGATTTCTTTCTCAAAGGCGTACAGTATCAAGTTCCTTTAAAATTAAAAGATATTGCCGATGAATTAAGTATCCACGAATCGACGGTAAGCCGCGCGATCAAGGAGAAATATATCCAGACCGACCGGGGAATTATCTGCCTGAAGCAGTTTTTCTCGACCCAGGTCGGAAACGATGACGTTTCGTCCAAGAGCATCAAGGAGATACTGAAAAGGATCGTGGAAGCCGAGGATAAGGATTCACCCCTCAGCGATGATAAGATTGTCAGACTGCTGAAAAACCGCGGGATGAAACTTTCGCGCAGAACAGTAGCTAAGTATCGTTCGGAATTAAACATCCCCGCCGCTTTTTTGCGGCGTAACCCGTTATAA
- a CDS encoding FapA family protein: MDRLREILENDQANELERNAGNSIDGDYDNEVEVFAFSVEQALQNASEALGTSIVNLEYEIMEKGTNGIFGFYKKPYRILVRKTSSMDTTHIMGGLQTDFDAHNAVLQNQDGMFKVQVRKAGVMLKVTAPKGEGKPVDFAAIIGNLQRREINNADQNAIKKTLARASGDWVRIGDYIPSPNDSIVQMQIAPDEMKAFVTITKPEKFGRVPESEEIISLLKGKNVHYGFKENVIKDSIDNELFNMPILVAEGDMPIEGKDAEIRYHFKTANDEVKFAVADDGSVDFHKLDIIQSVVVGQVLATKVPGEKGKAGRTITGRIIPARDGRDVKLIPGTNTQPSPDNMQIVSTINGHVNFKNGRVNVEEVWEVTGDVDMTTGDINYPGTVIIYGNVNDTFKVYSGGNIEIKGNVGKAEVVAEGDIIVRQGIQGKDEAKITCGGELYARFIERCNIKTEGDIFVTEVILHCHVDCKSNIYVSGGKRSQIAGGHVRALKEINAKFLGAEAYTETLLEAGIDPDAEDKLIEVIRRRDELSKELSEIGKQLNNLSMMMASGPLPPGKEETYQMLSVKNIEFKEELNALSEQAEELQKYLESLGKDAKISASKTTYPGVKIKIKNLTLPIKTEFKFVTFYKEGADIRYVPYEKPKEIDEKLLAMSKRKI; this comes from the coding sequence ATGGACCGGTTGAGAGAGATATTAGAAAACGATCAGGCAAACGAACTGGAACGAAACGCTGGAAATTCCATAGATGGCGACTATGATAATGAAGTCGAGGTATTCGCGTTCTCGGTCGAACAGGCTCTGCAGAACGCCTCCGAGGCGCTCGGTACCAGCATCGTCAATCTGGAATACGAAATAATGGAAAAAGGTACGAACGGTATCTTCGGCTTCTATAAAAAACCCTACCGGATACTGGTTCGTAAGACATCTTCGATGGACACTACCCATATTATGGGCGGCTTGCAAACCGATTTCGACGCGCATAATGCAGTTCTCCAGAATCAGGACGGCATGTTCAAGGTGCAGGTACGAAAAGCAGGTGTTATGCTGAAGGTTACCGCTCCCAAGGGTGAGGGTAAGCCGGTCGATTTTGCCGCGATCATCGGAAATCTCCAGCGTAGGGAAATTAACAACGCCGACCAGAACGCGATTAAAAAAACGCTCGCCCGGGCTTCCGGGGACTGGGTGCGCATCGGGGACTATATCCCCTCGCCGAACGACAGTATTGTCCAGATGCAGATCGCTCCCGACGAAATGAAGGCGTTCGTCACGATCACCAAACCGGAAAAATTCGGGCGTGTTCCCGAATCTGAAGAAATCATTTCATTACTGAAAGGAAAAAACGTTCATTACGGCTTCAAGGAAAACGTCATCAAGGACTCGATCGATAACGAATTATTCAATATGCCGATACTGGTCGCCGAGGGCGATATGCCGATAGAAGGGAAAGACGCCGAGATTCGGTATCATTTCAAGACCGCCAACGACGAGGTGAAATTCGCGGTCGCGGACGACGGAAGCGTCGACTTCCATAAGCTGGACATTATCCAGAGCGTCGTGGTGGGCCAGGTTCTCGCGACTAAGGTACCCGGCGAAAAAGGAAAGGCCGGCCGTACGATAACCGGGAGAATTATCCCCGCCCGCGACGGACGCGACGTAAAACTGATACCCGGCACAAACACCCAGCCCTCGCCGGATAATATGCAGATTGTTTCCACCATCAACGGGCACGTCAATTTTAAGAACGGACGCGTCAATGTGGAAGAGGTATGGGAGGTCACCGGGGATGTGGATATGACGACGGGCGATATCAATTATCCGGGTACGGTCATCATCTACGGTAACGTCAACGATACGTTCAAGGTTTATTCCGGCGGGAATATAGAGATAAAAGGTAATGTCGGTAAGGCGGAGGTAGTCGCCGAAGGGGATATTATCGTCCGGCAGGGTATACAGGGCAAGGACGAAGCGAAAATCACCTGCGGTGGCGAACTATACGCCCGTTTTATCGAACGTTGCAATATCAAGACAGAGGGCGATATTTTTGTCACCGAGGTTATTCTTCACTGTCATGTTGACTGCAAAAGCAATATCTACGTATCCGGGGGTAAGCGTTCTCAGATAGCGGGCGGGCATGTACGCGCGCTCAAGGAAATCAACGCGAAATTCCTCGGCGCGGAAGCCTATACGGAAACGCTTCTCGAAGCGGGTATCGATCCGGACGCGGAAGATAAGCTGATCGAAGTTATCAGACGGCGCGACGAGCTGTCGAAGGAACTTTCCGAGATCGGGAAACAGTTGAACAATCTCTCCATGATGATGGCGTCGGGCCCGCTTCCTCCGGGTAAGGAAGAAACCTACCAGATGCTCTCCGTCAAGAATATCGAATTTAAGGAAGAGTTGAACGCTCTTTCCGAGCAGGCCGAGGAACTACAGAAGTATCTGGAATCGCTGGGTAAAGACGCCAAGATCAGCGCGTCGAAAACCACCTACCCCGGCGTAAAGATAAAAATCAAGAATCTCACTCTGCCGATTAAGACGGAATTTAAATTCGTCACCTTCTATAAAGAAGGCGCCGATATTCGTTATGTGCCGTATGAAAAACCGAAAGAGATTGACGAGAAGCTTTTAGCTATGTCTAAAAGAAAGATTTAA
- a CDS encoding polymer-forming cytoskeletal protein, producing the protein MATPNTPARTVNLIGEKSFFEGRFLVNGTIQINGKFEGQILKVDTIQVGRTGKVKTDIVASSIVVEGVVVGNIKAHTRVMLLPTARMLGDIHTPELIIHNGVILEGKCHISTDMTQPAHDTILKLYNSED; encoded by the coding sequence ATGGCAACACCTAATACCCCCGCAAGAACAGTCAACCTGATCGGCGAAAAATCGTTTTTCGAAGGCCGTTTCCTGGTAAACGGGACTATCCAGATAAACGGAAAATTCGAGGGACAAATCCTTAAAGTAGACACGATTCAGGTCGGTCGTACCGGTAAAGTAAAGACGGATATAGTCGCTTCGTCCATTGTGGTCGAAGGCGTGGTAGTCGGGAATATCAAGGCGCATACCCGCGTCATGCTGCTTCCTACCGCCCGTATGCTGGGCGATATTCATACGCCCGAACTGATTATCCACAACGGGGTTATCCTCGAAGGGAAGTGCCATATCAGTACGGATATGACCCAGCCCGCGCACGACACTATTCTCAAACTTTACAATAGTGAAGACTAA
- the pdxA gene encoding 4-hydroxythreonine-4-phosphate dehydrogenase PdxA — protein MKTKVLLTLGDPNSISPEVCVKSLTKLSPEQLSRLIVIGDSSTIDRYFPPALASSLRFEIIDPSASGIGFRLSPGTPDPSAGAMSFLFLRRAVELLQSGKASYLVTAPVSKSLIVRSGLPGTANFRGHTDYLAESFGITSYSMMFHSPDLKVILATIHTPLKKVPAELSAEKIDIALKNALLYYNMMRVKDFRIAVCGLNPHAGESGLLGGEDSEIIAPVVESYRAKGYNIEGPLPADTVFFHAYRGKYDMVIAMYHDQGLAPFKMLHFIDGVNITLGLPFLRTSPDHGTAFDIAGKNIADETSMDQSIDFIFKADESWKKHTPR, from the coding sequence GTGAAGACTAAGGTACTACTGACACTCGGCGACCCGAATAGTATCTCCCCTGAAGTATGCGTAAAGTCTCTCACCAAACTTTCACCCGAACAACTCAGCCGCCTGATCGTCATCGGCGATTCAAGCACGATTGACCGTTATTTCCCCCCGGCGTTAGCATCATCCCTGCGATTTGAAATAATCGACCCGTCCGCATCCGGCATCGGTTTCCGTCTGTCTCCCGGCACACCCGATCCGTCGGCGGGAGCGATGTCATTCCTCTTCCTGCGCAGGGCTGTGGAACTGCTCCAATCCGGGAAAGCATCGTACCTGGTGACCGCCCCCGTGTCCAAATCGCTGATCGTACGTTCCGGCCTTCCCGGTACGGCCAACTTCCGGGGTCATACCGATTACCTCGCCGAATCGTTCGGGATTACCTCATACAGCATGATGTTCCACTCCCCCGATTTAAAGGTTATCCTCGCGACCATCCATACCCCGTTAAAAAAAGTCCCCGCGGAATTATCCGCCGAAAAGATAGATATCGCGTTGAAAAACGCCCTGCTCTACTATAACATGATGAGAGTGAAGGATTTCCGAATCGCGGTCTGCGGGCTGAACCCCCATGCCGGAGAATCGGGACTGCTGGGCGGCGAGGACTCGGAAATTATCGCGCCTGTGGTCGAAAGTTACCGCGCTAAGGGCTACAATATCGAGGGGCCGCTTCCCGCCGATACGGTGTTTTTCCACGCCTACCGCGGGAAGTACGATATGGTAATCGCGATGTACCACGATCAGGGACTCGCGCCGTTCAAGATGCTGCACTTTATCGACGGGGTCAACATCACGCTGGGACTCCCGTTCCTGCGGACATCGCCCGATCACGGGACGGCGTTCGATATCGCCGGGAAGAATATTGCCGATGAAACCAGTATGGATCAATCGATAGATTTTATATTTAAGGCGGACGAATCATGGAAAAAACACACCCCGCGATAG